A genomic segment from Frateuria edaphi encodes:
- a CDS encoding acyltransferase: protein MLASLPALLRVPLALLLLAASTVAHVLVLFALTLVKLVLPWRGARVALSRALVVIAESWIGVNGALFDLFTHTRWQIEGLEGLRPDGNYLVLCNHQSWVDIPVLQKVFNRRIPFLRFFLKSQLIWVPLLGPAWWALDFPFMKRHSREQLAKHPELAGKDRETTRRACEKFRHMPVSVMNFVEGTRFTRAKHEAQASPYRHLLRPRAGGVAFVLDAMGEGLHAILDVTIVYVGGAGSMMDLIAGRIRDIRVQVRQRSIEPALRGDYENDPAFRERFQAWINALWAQKDADIQQQTGSG, encoded by the coding sequence ATGCTCGCCTCGCTACCTGCGCTGTTGCGCGTCCCGCTTGCCCTGCTGTTGCTGGCCGCCAGCACGGTGGCGCATGTGCTGGTGCTGTTCGCGCTGACGTTGGTCAAGCTCGTGCTGCCGTGGCGGGGTGCGCGAGTGGCGCTGTCGCGCGCGCTGGTGGTGATCGCCGAGAGTTGGATCGGGGTCAACGGCGCCCTGTTCGATCTGTTCACGCACACTCGCTGGCAGATCGAGGGGCTGGAAGGGCTGCGCCCGGACGGCAACTATCTGGTGCTGTGCAACCACCAGAGCTGGGTGGACATCCCCGTGCTGCAGAAGGTCTTCAACCGCCGCATCCCGTTCCTGCGCTTCTTCCTCAAGAGCCAGCTGATCTGGGTGCCGCTGCTGGGGCCGGCGTGGTGGGCGCTGGATTTCCCCTTCATGAAACGCCACTCGCGCGAGCAATTGGCCAAGCACCCGGAGCTGGCCGGCAAGGATCGCGAGACCACCCGCCGCGCCTGCGAGAAATTCCGCCACATGCCGGTGTCGGTGATGAATTTCGTCGAGGGGACGCGCTTCACCCGCGCCAAGCACGAGGCGCAGGCTTCGCCATACCGCCATCTGCTGCGTCCCCGCGCCGGCGGCGTCGCCTTCGTGCTCGACGCGATGGGCGAGGGCCTGCACGCCATCCTGGACGTCACCATCGTCTATGTGGGTGGCGCCGGGTCGATGATGGATTTGATCGCCGGCCGCATCCGCGACATCCGCGTGCAGGTGCGCCAGCGTTCCATCGAGCCCGCGCTGCGCGGCGACTACGAGAACGACCCGGCCTTCCGCGAGCGCTTCCAGGCATGGATCAACGCGTTGTGGGCGCAGAAGGATGCGGACATCCAGCAGCAAACGGGGTCGGGTTGA
- a CDS encoding glycoside hydrolase family 2, which produces MTSNGFSPAAPRVDATQRKRVIAILVATLVTWVAVIADLKTGGRPDPGPLRAASSLLDGPWRFHTGDDLRWAAADTDDSGWKTIDLTALQGSHDGDVGLPDYVGGWMAHGHPGYHGYAWYRREVTVPADATGWEILGPTLVEDGYELYWNGRLLGGSGRLGPDPRLVGTRPLRFALPADAAGSRGVLAIRAYMRPGSGASADSGGMHTPPLLAPRPVADALHRAQWRRTVAGYIVDAVEPAAMLAVIGLALAYGRRSGRKGFLVLACLALALTAVRRLDNAIVSWTDLQDLDTYAWLASVMWVPTIAAWVLAWNRWCLRPWRSIDGVAIVLAVAGIIGALTHSAGWTSVCRLGSLALFVVIGARIVRTGPMRALAALTLASVVAAQFGAELLDTIGVPGIWFPFGIGVSRTQYIYAIAVPLLAVLVARTVLPRETRCPAARQEGKIVTSGAGP; this is translated from the coding sequence ATGACGAGCAACGGATTTTCCCCGGCCGCGCCACGGGTCGATGCCACGCAGCGCAAGCGGGTCATCGCCATTCTCGTAGCGACGCTGGTGACATGGGTCGCCGTCATCGCCGACCTGAAAACCGGCGGCCGCCCCGATCCCGGGCCGCTGCGCGCCGCCTCTAGCCTGCTCGACGGCCCGTGGCGGTTCCATACCGGCGATGACCTGCGCTGGGCCGCCGCCGACACGGACGACAGCGGCTGGAAGACGATCGACCTGACCGCCCTGCAGGGCAGCCACGACGGCGACGTGGGTCTGCCCGATTACGTGGGCGGGTGGATGGCGCACGGCCATCCCGGCTACCACGGCTATGCCTGGTATCGGCGGGAGGTAACGGTGCCCGCCGACGCGACGGGATGGGAGATCCTCGGGCCGACCCTGGTCGAGGATGGCTACGAGCTGTACTGGAACGGCCGGCTGCTCGGCGGCTCGGGGCGGCTCGGGCCGGACCCGCGCCTGGTCGGCACGCGGCCGCTGCGGTTCGCCCTTCCTGCCGACGCCGCAGGCAGCCGGGGCGTGCTCGCCATCCGCGCCTACATGCGCCCCGGCTCCGGCGCCAGCGCGGACAGCGGCGGCATGCATACGCCGCCCCTACTGGCGCCAAGACCGGTGGCGGATGCGCTGCACCGCGCGCAATGGCGGCGGACCGTCGCCGGTTACATCGTCGATGCGGTCGAGCCGGCCGCCATGCTGGCGGTGATCGGCCTGGCGCTTGCGTACGGGCGCCGCAGTGGCCGCAAGGGTTTCCTCGTCTTAGCCTGCCTTGCACTGGCGCTCACCGCAGTCAGGCGGCTCGACAATGCCATCGTCTCCTGGACCGACCTGCAGGACCTGGACACCTATGCGTGGCTGGCGTCGGTCATGTGGGTACCGACGATCGCCGCCTGGGTGCTGGCCTGGAACCGTTGGTGCCTGCGGCCGTGGCGCAGCATCGATGGCGTGGCGATCGTGCTGGCGGTGGCCGGGATCATCGGCGCGCTCACCCATTCGGCGGGCTGGACAAGCGTGTGCCGACTTGGCTCGCTCGCGCTGTTCGTCGTGATCGGCGCGCGCATCGTTCGCACCGGTCCGATGCGCGCCCTCGCGGCCCTCACGCTGGCATCGGTCGTGGCCGCGCAATTCGGCGCGGAGCTGCTCGATACGATCGGCGTGCCGGGCATCTGGTTCCCGTTCGGCATCGGCGTGTCGCGGACGCAGTACATCTATGCGATCGCCGTTCCGCTGCTGGCCGTCCTGGTCGCGCGGACCGTGCTTCCCCGCGAAACACGATGCCCGGCCGCGCGGCAGGAAGGAAAAATCGTCACGTCCGGTGCCGGTCCGTGA
- a CDS encoding CPBP family intramembrane glutamic endopeptidase, with product MREVPIRSSVRSLSKTSLVVLGTLGVLVAPHLGVPMVLYPLFGLGLCTVMLHGQGLRWADTGFRWRGLGVRALLVGGCLGVLYAAVNVSVIGPMLALLLGERPDLSDFAFVREHFSGYLIALALAWVIGGFYEELVFRGFLHGSLMRWLPAGRVRSGLALTLTVLAFAAYHAQLGAFGVANALVFALFAGGVRSRWPANLWYVISFHACADMSAFTLLRLGYLS from the coding sequence ATGCGCGAGGTCCCAATCAGATCGTCCGTCCGTTCGCTCAGCAAGACGAGCCTTGTTGTGCTCGGCACGCTCGGCGTGCTCGTCGCGCCGCACCTGGGTGTGCCGATGGTGCTTTATCCGTTGTTCGGGCTCGGCTTGTGCACGGTGATGCTGCACGGCCAGGGGCTGCGGTGGGCCGATACGGGTTTCCGCTGGCGTGGGCTGGGCGTGCGCGCGCTGCTCGTGGGCGGGTGTCTTGGCGTGCTCTACGCCGCGGTCAATGTCAGCGTGATCGGCCCCATGCTCGCGCTCCTGCTGGGCGAGCGGCCGGACCTGTCCGACTTCGCCTTCGTGCGCGAGCACTTCTCCGGCTATTTGATCGCTCTGGCCCTGGCCTGGGTGATCGGCGGCTTCTATGAAGAACTGGTTTTTCGTGGCTTCCTGCACGGGTCGCTCATGCGGTGGCTGCCGGCCGGGAGGGTGCGATCCGGGCTGGCGCTCACGCTGACGGTGCTGGCGTTCGCCGCTTATCACGCGCAACTGGGAGCTTTCGGAGTGGCCAACGCGCTGGTGTTCGCGCTATTCGCCGGCGGGGTGCGCTCCCGTTGGCCGGCCAACCTATGGTACGTGATCAGCTTCCACGCCTGCGCCGACATGAGCGCGTTCACGCTGCTCCGCCTTGGTTATCTGAGCTAG
- a CDS encoding DinB family protein — translation MSLARDFQLMARYNQWMNERLYTAASSVDEAELRADRGAFFGSILATLDHILAADTHWLGRFAANFPELESLEPLRHAPLPALVRGITFPDFARLRLDREALDGVLVAFTHEATETTYARPMRYVNSAGESFTREAGLVLRHAFNHQTHHRGQVTTLFSQRGVDVGVTDLSVLIPDWSSA, via the coding sequence ATGTCACTTGCCCGCGATTTCCAGCTGATGGCCCGCTACAACCAGTGGATGAACGAGCGGCTGTACACGGCTGCATCGTCCGTGGACGAGGCGGAACTGCGCGCCGACCGCGGTGCGTTCTTCGGTTCGATCCTTGCCACGCTCGACCACATCCTGGCGGCCGACACGCACTGGTTGGGCCGCTTTGCCGCGAACTTTCCGGAGCTGGAGTCGCTGGAGCCGCTCCGGCATGCGCCCTTGCCGGCACTGGTCCGCGGCATCACCTTTCCCGACTTTGCACGGCTGCGCTTGGACCGCGAGGCGCTGGACGGCGTGCTTGTCGCGTTCACCCACGAGGCCACCGAGACCACATATGCAAGGCCGATGCGCTACGTGAACAGCGCGGGCGAGTCCTTCACGCGGGAAGCCGGGCTGGTGCTGCGCCATGCCTTCAATCACCAGACGCACCACCGTGGACAGGTGACTACGCTCTTCAGCCAGCGTGGCGTCGATGTCGGAGTCACCGACCTGTCGGTGCTGATCCCGGACTGGTCCTCGGCCTGA
- a CDS encoding VOC family protein — protein MAHYSRLCAVLIDCKTDDVDEAAAFWAAALGRPTDPSHPGTRGNYRMLETPPDEPIVQIQRVEHESRVHLDIETDDIPAEVARLEKLGAMVVQRLERWVVMQAPTGQRFCVVRVQRPGYPKNANRWD, from the coding sequence ATGGCGCATTACTCTCGACTCTGCGCAGTACTGATCGACTGCAAGACGGACGATGTGGACGAGGCGGCGGCATTCTGGGCGGCCGCGCTCGGTCGCCCCACCGACCCGTCGCATCCCGGCACACGCGGCAACTACCGCATGCTCGAAACCCCGCCTGACGAACCTATCGTCCAGATCCAGCGCGTGGAACACGAGAGCCGCGTGCACCTGGACATCGAGACAGATGACATCCCTGCCGAGGTCGCCCGTCTGGAGAAGCTGGGAGCCATGGTGGTGCAGCGTCTCGAACGCTGGGTAGTCATGCAGGCCCCTACCGGGCAACGCTTCTGCGTGGTCCGGGTCCAACGGCCTGGCTACCCGAAGAACGCCAATCGGTGGGACTAG